GGCGTCGCGGCCAGTTGAATCCCCGCCGGCTGATGGGTCTTTCGTTTGGCCGTCGACAGCCGCGCCTCAACGCACGCTCCGAGGTTGGCCCTGAGCGGCTTGCCCGAACAGTCGCCGAAGACGAAATCGCAGAAGGATTCGAGATCTGCGCACGAGGATGTGAAGTTTGAAATGTCCATAAGCGCGTTAGATCAGGCTTCGACCAGGGCCGCAATCAAAATCGGAAGAATCAATCAAGCAGTATTAGGTGGTTGTGTGGTTGTGGGGTTGTGGGGCGCCGGGGTTCGCGATGAGGGGCGATTCGTGAGCGCGTTGGGAGATTCACGAGTATGAAAAATCGAACGAGTACCAGCACGAGAACGAGCTACGAGTACGAGGACCAGTACGAGAACGAGCTACGAGTACGAGGATCAGTACGAGCTACGAGTACGAGCCCCCTCAAAAAGGCACCTGATCCTCCCCAACCTCCCAATGATCACACGCCACCGCCCGCAATCGCGCCACGTACTCCGCGTCCGCCAACCGCTCGCTGAGCGGCGCGGGGATGGCGTTGTCTTTAGGGTAGCCGTACTGCTCGCAGGCCAGTTCCTGATCCACCCAGTGGGTCAGCAGCAAAATATCTTCAGCGAGCGCCTCATCCACACCGAAGATCCCCTTGATCAGCGAAACGGGATCGGGCTCATCGCTCATGGTTCACCTGGAGCGACGGGCAGCCCGCCCACCAGCAGGTCGAGCTCCTCGAAGACGATCTTTTCATCGACGGTGCAGAGCTCGCGGAAGCGGGCGTAGGCGTTCTCGTCGACCTCGTCGGTGCGCTGGGACTCCCATGCCTGGCGGCTCTGCCAGCGGGAGATGGCGGTGGCGACGATCCACTCCGGGGCTTTTACGGAAGCCGCGTCGTCGGGATCGGGCGCGTTGACGAGCAGCACGCTCTCCAGGGTCTGGTGGCCGGCGCGGGCGTGGGCCTGGACGACAGCGCGCCAGGCTTTTTGGAGCTCTGGAAGATCGCCCGGGCGGCAGCGCAGTTTGTAGAGGACGCGGATCGTGGACATCGGGGGCACCGAAGATCAAGAAGATCAAAAAATGAGGCTGAGGCTCAGGGGCAGTCGCAGCTTAAGCATTCGCGGGTGGAGGTGGTGCCGCAGCGCTCCAGAAGCTCCTGGCGCAGGGCTTTTCGGGCGCGGTGCAGGCGCACAGACGCGTTGGTGTCGCTGATGCCGAGCGCGTCGGCGGCGTCTTGCACCGCTTCGTCGTTGAGAATCACGCGGGTGAGGATCTCGGCGTAGGCCGGGGAGAGATCTTCGAGCGCGTCGATGCCGCAGGCGCAGGTGGCGTCGCTGGCGTCGGGGGCCGGATGAAGATCGGGGGCGGGCTCGACGGCCAGGCGGCGGCGTTTGTGGGCGTCGCGGCTCATGCGGCGGAGTTGGTCGATGGCCTGGCGGCGCACGATGGTGGCGAACCAGCCCTCGAGTTTTTCGGGATCGTCAAGCGTGTGGAGCTGGTCGGCCGCGCGCACCAACGCCTGCTGGACGGCGTCCTCGGCGTCGGCGCGCGCTTGCAGGCTGCGCGCGGCCAGCCCCACCCAGCGCTCCCAGTGTCGCATCAACTCGGCGATGGCCTCGTCGGGATGGTGTCTCATGGGTCGACTCCGGGTGGGTTTTTCAATCAGGGCGCTTGGTTCAGCAGCAGCTTGAGGGC
The nucleotide sequence above comes from Lujinxingia vulgaris. Encoded proteins:
- a CDS encoding RNA polymerase sigma factor, translating into MRHHPDEAIAELMRHWERWVGLAARSLQARADAEDAVQQALVRAADQLHTLDDPEKLEGWFATIVRRQAIDQLRRMSRDAHKRRRLAVEPAPDLHPAPDASDATCACGIDALEDLSPAYAEILTRVILNDEAVQDAADALGISDTNASVRLHRARKALRQELLERCGTTSTRECLSCDCP